One Acidobacteriaceae bacterium genomic region harbors:
- the gnd gene encoding decarboxylating NADP(+)-dependent phosphogluconate dehydrogenase produces the protein MPDATCDIGLIGLAVMGQNLVLNMTDHGSKVAVFNRTTSKVDDFLANEAKGTQVEGAHSVAELCAKLKKPRRVMIMVKAGEVVDQTIDQLLPYLEKGDIIIDGGNSLFTDSNRRTKDLAEKGILFIGTGVSGGEEGARFGPSIMPGGNPAAWPHVKDIFQSIAAKVEDGIPCCDWVGEEGAGHYVKMVHNGIEYGDMQLICEAYQLLHDCLGLTADELAQVFSEWNKGELDSFLIEITADIFAKKDDDGKPLVDKILDTAGQKGTGKWTAISALDLGQPVTLIGESVFARCLSALKDERVRASKILRGPESKPSVADRRSFIEDVRRALYCSKMISYAQGYMLLREAAREQGWNLNMGGVALMWRGGCIIRSQFLGKIKEAYDKNPKLENLLLDDFFSSVLNQYQSSWRRAVVQGVQFGVPMPAFTTALSFFDGYRTGRLPANLLQAQRDFFGAHTYERVDKPRGEFFHTNWTGRGGRVSSSTYNA, from the coding sequence ATGCCTGATGCAACCTGCGATATCGGACTGATTGGCCTTGCTGTGATGGGCCAAAACCTCGTACTCAACATGACCGACCACGGGTCGAAGGTTGCCGTCTTCAACCGTACGACCTCTAAGGTGGACGACTTCCTGGCCAACGAAGCAAAGGGCACGCAAGTCGAAGGCGCGCATTCCGTGGCAGAGCTCTGCGCAAAACTCAAAAAGCCGCGGCGCGTGATGATTATGGTTAAGGCTGGCGAGGTTGTCGATCAGACCATCGATCAGCTCCTGCCTTATCTCGAAAAGGGCGACATCATCATCGATGGCGGTAACTCGCTCTTTACGGATTCAAACCGTCGCACAAAGGATCTAGCCGAGAAGGGAATTCTCTTCATCGGCACCGGCGTTTCGGGCGGTGAAGAGGGCGCACGGTTCGGACCTTCCATCATGCCCGGAGGCAATCCTGCCGCGTGGCCGCACGTGAAGGACATCTTCCAATCGATCGCTGCCAAAGTTGAGGACGGCATTCCGTGCTGTGATTGGGTGGGTGAAGAGGGTGCCGGACACTACGTGAAAATGGTGCACAACGGCATCGAGTATGGCGATATGCAGCTCATCTGCGAGGCATATCAACTGCTGCACGACTGCCTCGGCCTCACCGCCGACGAACTCGCCCAAGTATTTTCCGAATGGAATAAGGGTGAACTCGACAGCTTCCTCATCGAGATCACCGCCGATATCTTTGCCAAAAAAGATGACGATGGCAAGCCTCTCGTCGACAAGATTCTTGACACTGCCGGCCAGAAGGGCACCGGCAAGTGGACCGCCATCTCGGCGCTCGACCTCGGCCAACCCGTCACGCTCATCGGTGAGAGCGTCTTCGCCCGCTGCCTTAGCGCGCTCAAGGACGAGCGCGTTCGCGCCTCCAAGATCCTGCGCGGACCCGAGTCAAAACCGTCCGTGGCCGATCGCAGAAGCTTCATCGAAGACGTCCGCCGGGCTCTCTACTGCTCAAAGATGATCAGCTACGCGCAGGGATACATGCTTCTGCGGGAAGCTGCCAGGGAGCAGGGGTGGAACTTGAACATGGGTGGCGTGGCGCTCATGTGGCGTGGCGGCTGCATCATCCGCAGCCAGTTCCTCGGCAAGATCAAGGAAGCCTACGACAAGAACCCGAAGCTTGAGAATCTCCTCCTCGACGACTTCTTCTCGTCCGTCCTGAATCAGTACCAGAGCTCATGGCGGCGTGCCGTCGTCCAAGGCGTGCAATTCGGTGTTCCAATGCCTGCCTTCACAACTGCGCTTTCCTTCTTCGACGGCTACAGAACCGGTCGCCTTCCAGCCAATCTTCTGCAGGCCCAGCGCGATTTCTTCGGTGCCCACACCTACGAACGCGTAGACAAGCCACGCGGCGAGTTCTTCCACACCAACTGGACCGGACGTGGGGGTCGCGTCTCGTCCTCCACCTACAACGCCTGA
- a CDS encoding DUF2141 domain-containing protein, with amino-acid sequence MKRILAGLALLTILPNAAAAQSTSSETCKLVVHIDGFRNQKGDAGVTVFTSPDGWPENNNKALIHGGHPFSSDKATVELQLPPGRYAIAVLHDENSNHKLDRNMIGWPKEGFGFSNNPKVGLSPPSFDTAAMQVTCPVTETTIHLIYK; translated from the coding sequence ATGAAGCGCATCCTCGCGGGTCTGGCGCTCCTGACCATTCTCCCGAACGCAGCCGCAGCCCAATCTACGTCTTCAGAAACGTGCAAGCTGGTTGTGCACATCGATGGCTTTCGAAATCAGAAAGGAGATGCCGGAGTAACGGTGTTTACATCGCCCGATGGCTGGCCGGAGAACAACAACAAGGCTCTCATCCATGGAGGACATCCCTTCAGCAGTGATAAGGCTACAGTCGAACTCCAACTTCCGCCGGGCCGCTATGCGATTGCCGTACTCCACGACGAGAACTCCAATCACAAGCTTGATCGCAATATGATCGGCTGGCCGAAGGAAGGCTTCGGCTTCTCAAACAACCCCAAGGTAGGTCTCAGCCCGCCCAGCTTTGACACGGCCGCGATGCAGGTCACTTGTCCCGTTACAGAGACCACAATCCACCTGATCTATAAGTAA
- a CDS encoding AMP-binding protein: MRFPDSDLPLQRIYSSERHRPDQPFLTQPRNGEVQSWTWAEAMHEIRRIARWLIDQNWPAGSRVAILSKNCAWWIMADIAIWMSGHVSVPFFPSLRNESLSLLFQHSEPVACFVGELDQSPSFGAPSLRNMKLVRFPNAKPDHIPSDSEEWQTIVQNGKDFDGQPLRAAEEVATIIYTSGTTGQPKGVMQSFRSLSLMGKSMEPVLGNSPYALDRILSYLPLAHIAERAIVEMNSLMMPLQIFFTEGQQTFLTDLQRSKCTIFFSIPRLYLRFQQGVFEKVPERKLQRLLKIPILNRIARSKILNGLGLHHARLVASGGAAIPIELVHWYRKLGLNFVEGYGMTETGITHVPLPSKFRAGFVGNASPYADTRISSQGEVEIKGPMNMLGYYKNPELTQQAFTEDGYFRTGDRGEIDEQGRLRIVGRLKEEFKTAKGKYVVPAPIEKLLSLSTLFESVCVLGSGMSAPFSLAVLVPELRAAAESPTKREALETALKHEMDRVNSHLDQHEQLRFMVVCQQPWTADNGLLTPTLKVRRTALEERFDSSFLAWEQAKTRVLWQDAIAQ, translated from the coding sequence GTGAGATTTCCGGATTCCGACCTCCCTCTGCAGCGGATCTATTCTTCGGAACGGCATCGTCCAGATCAACCTTTCCTAACCCAGCCCCGGAACGGTGAAGTTCAGAGCTGGACGTGGGCGGAAGCGATGCACGAAATTCGACGAATCGCCCGCTGGCTGATCGACCAGAACTGGCCTGCCGGCTCGCGGGTTGCCATTCTGTCCAAAAATTGCGCTTGGTGGATCATGGCGGACATCGCGATATGGATGTCAGGCCACGTCAGTGTCCCCTTCTTCCCCTCTCTTCGTAACGAATCTCTGTCATTGCTGTTCCAGCACAGCGAACCAGTCGCCTGCTTTGTGGGAGAGCTGGATCAATCCCCCTCGTTCGGCGCTCCTTCATTACGGAACATGAAGTTAGTCCGGTTCCCCAACGCAAAGCCAGACCATATTCCCTCAGACTCTGAGGAATGGCAAACGATCGTTCAGAACGGAAAGGACTTCGACGGCCAACCACTCCGCGCAGCCGAAGAGGTCGCGACCATCATCTACACCTCAGGAACCACTGGACAGCCGAAGGGTGTGATGCAGTCGTTTCGTTCTCTCAGCCTCATGGGCAAATCCATGGAGCCAGTGCTCGGCAACTCTCCATACGCGCTTGACCGCATCCTTTCCTACCTTCCTCTGGCGCATATTGCTGAGCGAGCAATCGTGGAGATGAACTCCCTGATGATGCCGCTCCAAATCTTCTTTACCGAAGGCCAGCAAACATTCCTCACTGATCTACAGCGCTCGAAATGTACGATTTTCTTCTCAATTCCGCGTCTTTATCTGCGCTTTCAGCAAGGTGTCTTTGAAAAGGTTCCGGAGCGAAAGCTACAGCGTCTCCTCAAAATTCCCATCCTCAACCGCATTGCGCGAAGCAAGATCCTCAACGGATTAGGCCTTCACCACGCGCGGCTTGTCGCATCTGGAGGTGCGGCGATTCCGATCGAACTCGTGCACTGGTACCGCAAGCTCGGTCTCAACTTCGTTGAAGGTTACGGAATGACCGAGACCGGCATCACACACGTTCCGTTGCCCTCGAAGTTCCGCGCAGGCTTCGTTGGCAACGCAAGTCCGTATGCTGATACGCGCATCTCCTCGCAAGGGGAAGTCGAGATCAAGGGCCCGATGAACATGCTGGGGTACTACAAGAATCCGGAACTCACACAGCAGGCGTTTACAGAAGACGGGTACTTCCGCACGGGAGATCGCGGCGAGATTGATGAACAGGGCCGACTGCGCATCGTGGGCCGGCTGAAGGAGGAATTCAAGACGGCCAAAGGGAAGTACGTCGTACCTGCACCGATTGAAAAGCTTCTCTCGCTTTCAACATTATTCGAATCGGTATGCGTTCTCGGATCGGGCATGTCTGCACCGTTCAGTCTTGCGGTTCTGGTGCCTGAGTTACGAGCGGCAGCAGAATCTCCGACGAAACGCGAAGCTCTCGAGACCGCACTCAAACATGAAATGGACCGCGTCAACAGTCATCTTGATCAACACGAACAACTGCGCTTCATGGTTGTTTGCCAGCAGCCATGGACAGCAGACAACGGGCTCCTTACTCCAACCCTGAAAGTTCGTCGAACAGCACTCGAAGAGCGCTTCGACAGTAGCTTCCTCGCATGGGAACAAGCGAAAACCCGCGTGCTGTGGCAGGACGCGATCGCGCAATGA